The following are encoded together in the Gordonia insulae genome:
- a CDS encoding serine hydrolase domain-containing protein — protein sequence MSSLDAVADWPVDHASAAIVTADGAVEQFGDPDRVFELASVTKLLVAEAVLVAVEEGAVELDDAAGPPGATIAHLLAHASGLSFDSREVAAPVATARIYSSAGFEVLAETVESATEIGFADYLHQGVCEPLGLRSTELAGPAGHGARSNVADLGRFATELLQPQLLSPGLHERATSVQFAGLDGFVPGYGRHRPNDWGLGFEIRARKHPHWTGTENSPQTFGHFGQSGTFLWVDPVLGAGCVVLTDRPFGAWAKPLWSEFNDTVVAEISAADQS from the coding sequence GTGTCGTCACTTGATGCTGTAGCGGACTGGCCGGTCGACCACGCGTCGGCTGCGATCGTCACCGCGGACGGGGCCGTCGAGCAGTTCGGCGACCCCGATCGAGTCTTCGAACTGGCCTCGGTCACCAAACTCCTGGTGGCCGAGGCCGTTCTCGTCGCGGTCGAAGAGGGTGCCGTCGAACTCGACGACGCCGCCGGGCCGCCCGGCGCCACCATCGCGCATCTGCTGGCCCACGCCTCCGGGTTGTCCTTCGACAGCCGTGAGGTCGCGGCCCCGGTCGCCACGGCGCGGATCTACTCCAGCGCCGGTTTCGAGGTTCTCGCGGAGACGGTCGAGAGCGCGACCGAGATCGGCTTCGCCGACTATCTGCACCAGGGCGTGTGCGAGCCCCTCGGCCTGCGCTCCACCGAACTCGCGGGCCCGGCCGGCCACGGTGCCCGCTCGAACGTCGCCGATCTGGGCCGGTTCGCCACCGAACTCCTGCAGCCGCAGCTGCTGTCGCCAGGACTTCACGAACGTGCGACGTCGGTACAGTTCGCCGGGCTCGACGGATTCGTCCCGGGCTACGGCAGGCACCGTCCGAACGATTGGGGGCTCGGGTTCGAGATCCGCGCGCGGAAGCACCCGCATTGGACCGGAACCGAGAACTCGCCGCAGACCTTCGGGCACTTCGGTCAGAGCGGGACCTTTCTGTGGGTGGACCCGGTGCTGGGCGCCGGCTGCGTGGTGCTCACCGACCGGCCCTTCGGTGCGTGGGCCAAGCCATTGTGGAGCGAATTCAACGACACCGTCGTCGCCGAGATCTCCGCGGCTGACCAATCCTGA
- a CDS encoding DUF3145 domain-containing protein, whose protein sequence is MRNLNQFADRTTGVVYIHSAPVALCPHVEWALSSTLNARANLKWSAQEADPGMQRATVDWAGPVGTAARLVTALREWSSLRFEVTENASDGVDGERFSYVPGLGLWRGSTSACGDVMIGEMQLRSLIESQPDSVGLAGELEAALGVAWDDALEPYRMGGAGAEVTWLQQRVG, encoded by the coding sequence GTGCGCAATCTGAACCAGTTTGCGGACAGAACGACAGGAGTGGTGTACATCCACTCGGCGCCGGTGGCGCTGTGCCCGCATGTCGAGTGGGCTCTGTCGTCGACCCTGAATGCGCGGGCCAACCTCAAGTGGTCCGCGCAAGAGGCCGACCCCGGGATGCAACGTGCCACCGTTGACTGGGCCGGCCCGGTCGGCACTGCCGCACGCCTGGTGACGGCGTTGCGTGAGTGGTCGTCCCTGCGCTTCGAGGTGACCGAGAATGCCAGCGACGGCGTCGACGGTGAACGATTCAGTTATGTCCCCGGCCTCGGGCTGTGGCGAGGATCGACCAGTGCGTGCGGCGACGTGATGATCGGCGAGATGCAGTTGCGCTCGCTGATCGAGTCGCAGCCCGACAGCGTCGGCCTGGCCGGTGAACTCGAGGCCGCTCTGGGCGTCGCATGGGATGACGCACTCGAGCCCTACCGCATGGGTGGTGCGGGCGCCGAGGTCACCTGGTTGCAGCAGCGCGTGGGATAG
- a CDS encoding NDMA-dependent alcohol dehydrogenase — MKTKGALLRELNKPWAIEEIEIGDPARSEIKIRMEAAGMCHSDHHLMTGGIPMAGFPILGGHEGAGVVAEVGEGVTDFEVGDHVVLSFIPSCGKCPSCKAGLANLCDFGAMLLQGEAVSDNTFRIHTAAGENVYPMTLLGTFSPYMVVHEASAVKIDKDIPFEVAALCGCGIPTGYGSSTRSGDVRPGEDVAIVGVGGVGTAALQGAVISGARNVIAIDPVEWKREQAMKFGATHTFASVEEAAMSIAELTQGHMCHKVIVTVGEVHGSDVDTWMGITAKAGTCVLTGMGNMMENQVTLNLAMLTLLQKNLQGTIFGGANPKLDIPQLLSMYRMGKLNIDDMITRQYRLDQINEGYTDMLEGRNIRGVIRYTDEDH; from the coding sequence ATGAAGACCAAGGGTGCGCTGCTGCGGGAACTCAACAAGCCGTGGGCGATCGAGGAGATCGAGATCGGCGATCCTGCACGCAGCGAGATCAAGATCAGGATGGAGGCGGCCGGCATGTGCCACTCCGACCACCACCTGATGACCGGTGGTATCCCGATGGCGGGCTTCCCGATCCTGGGCGGTCACGAGGGCGCCGGAGTCGTCGCGGAGGTGGGGGAGGGTGTCACCGACTTCGAGGTCGGCGACCACGTGGTCCTGTCGTTCATCCCCTCGTGCGGCAAGTGTCCGTCGTGCAAGGCCGGACTGGCCAACCTGTGTGACTTCGGCGCGATGCTGCTCCAGGGGGAGGCGGTGTCGGACAACACGTTCCGCATTCACACGGCGGCCGGTGAGAACGTCTATCCGATGACGCTGCTCGGCACGTTCTCGCCGTACATGGTCGTCCACGAGGCGTCGGCGGTGAAGATCGACAAGGACATCCCGTTCGAGGTGGCGGCCCTCTGCGGCTGCGGAATCCCGACCGGCTACGGCTCGTCCACCCGCAGCGGTGACGTGCGGCCGGGCGAGGACGTCGCCATCGTGGGTGTCGGAGGCGTGGGCACCGCGGCCCTGCAGGGCGCGGTCATCTCCGGTGCCCGCAACGTCATCGCGATCGACCCGGTGGAGTGGAAGCGCGAGCAGGCCATGAAGTTCGGTGCGACGCACACATTCGCCTCGGTCGAGGAGGCGGCGATGAGCATCGCCGAACTGACCCAGGGGCACATGTGCCACAAGGTGATCGTCACGGTCGGCGAGGTCCACGGCAGTGATGTCGACACCTGGATGGGGATCACCGCGAAGGCGGGCACCTGCGTGCTGACCGGCATGGGCAACATGATGGAGAACCAGGTCACGCTGAACCTCGCGATGCTGACCCTGCTGCAGAAGAACCTGCAGGGCACCATCTTCGGTGGCGCCAACCCGAAGCTCGACATCCCGCAGCTGCTGTCGATGTACCGGATGGGCAAGCTGAACATCGACGACATGATCACCCGGCAGTACCGCCTCGACCAGATCAACGAGGGCTATACGGACATGCTGGAGGGTCGCAACATCCGCGGAGTCATCCGATACACCGACGAGGATCACTGA
- a CDS encoding ACP S-malonyltransferase encodes MLSMLAPGQGSQTPGMLTTWAELPGARDQLATWSKLTGLDLERLGTTATAEEITDTAVTQPLVVASALLAFDELSKRSALPADAIVAGHSVGELAAAAITGVLSADEAVGLAAIRGAEMAKACAIEPTVMAAVLGGDEAAVLARLAELDLIPANRNAAGQIVAAGQVHAIDELIANPPEKARVRKLAVAGAFHTRFMAPAQDAVAAAAAKITPGDPNRTLLSNSDGRPVTNGADALTKLVGQVTKPVRWDLCSAYMREQSTDAIVELPPAGTLVGIAKRELKGTPTVALKTPDDLEKITELG; translated from the coding sequence GTGCTTTCGATGCTTGCGCCCGGCCAGGGCTCACAGACACCCGGGATGCTGACCACGTGGGCGGAACTCCCCGGGGCCCGCGACCAACTCGCGACGTGGTCGAAGCTGACCGGACTCGACCTCGAGCGGCTCGGTACGACGGCCACGGCGGAGGAGATCACCGACACCGCGGTGACCCAGCCCCTCGTCGTCGCGTCCGCGCTTCTCGCGTTCGACGAGCTGTCCAAGCGGTCGGCGCTGCCCGCCGACGCGATCGTCGCCGGCCACTCGGTCGGTGAACTCGCCGCCGCGGCCATCACCGGCGTGCTCAGCGCCGACGAGGCGGTCGGGCTGGCGGCCATCCGTGGTGCTGAGATGGCCAAGGCGTGCGCGATCGAGCCGACGGTCATGGCCGCCGTGCTCGGTGGCGACGAGGCCGCAGTACTCGCCCGCCTCGCCGAGCTCGATCTGATCCCCGCCAACCGCAACGCGGCCGGGCAGATCGTCGCGGCGGGTCAGGTTCATGCCATCGACGAACTGATCGCCAACCCACCGGAGAAGGCCCGGGTCCGCAAGCTCGCCGTCGCGGGCGCGTTCCACACGCGATTCATGGCCCCGGCCCAGGATGCGGTCGCCGCGGCCGCCGCGAAGATCACCCCCGGCGACCCGAATCGGACGCTCTTGTCCAATTCGGACGGCCGGCCTGTAACGAATGGCGCCGACGCACTGACAAAACTAGTGGGACAGGTGACGAAACCGGTTCGCTGGGATCTGTGCTCGGCATACATGCGCGAGCAGTCCACGGACGCCATCGTCGAGCTGCCGCCCGCCGGAACCTTGGTGGGCATCGCGAAGCGAGAGTTGAAGGGCACGCCCACCGTGGCATTGAAGACGCCCGACGACCTCGAAAAAATCACCGAACTTGGATAG
- the fadD5 gene encoding fatty-acid--CoA ligase FadD5 yields the protein MTATIDPRSDLITEPLRSRRNHWNNQIRRHAFMTPDDPALKFLGKVTTWRELEERTRGFAAALSRRGVRFGDRILLLMLNRTEYVEATLGANLIGAIPVPVNIRMSPAEVSFLVSDSGAKVIVTESLLAPLADAVSAATGAIDATIVVGDTDNPAHLKFEELVAEDSSDLPEIDVPEETVALIMYTSGTTGKPKGAMLTHQNLQAQAVTCLQALHTRPDDIGACVAPLFHIAGLGAMAPLFYMGALSVIHPLGAFDPDAMLDTLEQEGTTSIFLVPAQWQAVCAAQQAKPRDLKLRVISWGAAPASDTVLRAMNDTFPDAINVAVFGQTEMSPITCVLEGQDALRKLGSIGKVVPAVTARIVDPEMNDVAPGEVGEIVYRGPNMMQGYWQNPQGTADAFHGGWFHSGDLVREDDEGFIYVVDRAKDMIISGGENIYCAEVENVLFGHPQIAEAAIIGRAHEKWGEVPVAVVVLAAGTDDLTLEELEPYLNENLARFKHPKDIVVVDELPRNAGGKVVKPTLRSTYGSKDAGLAR from the coding sequence ATGACCGCCACCATCGACCCGCGCAGCGATCTGATCACCGAACCGCTGCGCTCGCGGCGCAACCATTGGAACAACCAGATCCGCAGGCACGCGTTCATGACCCCGGACGACCCGGCACTGAAGTTCCTCGGCAAGGTGACCACCTGGCGAGAACTCGAGGAACGGACGCGCGGGTTCGCGGCCGCGCTGAGTCGGCGAGGCGTGCGGTTCGGTGACCGGATCCTGCTCCTCATGCTCAACCGCACCGAATACGTCGAGGCGACCCTGGGGGCCAACCTGATCGGCGCGATCCCGGTGCCGGTGAACATCCGGATGAGCCCGGCCGAGGTCTCTTTCCTGGTGTCCGACAGCGGCGCCAAGGTCATCGTCACCGAGTCCCTGCTCGCGCCACTGGCCGACGCGGTCAGCGCGGCGACCGGCGCCATCGACGCCACGATCGTCGTCGGGGACACCGACAACCCGGCGCATCTGAAGTTCGAGGAGCTGGTGGCCGAGGACTCGTCCGATCTCCCCGAGATCGACGTGCCCGAGGAGACCGTCGCGCTGATCATGTACACCTCGGGCACGACCGGAAAGCCCAAGGGCGCCATGCTGACCCATCAGAACCTGCAGGCGCAGGCGGTCACGTGCCTACAGGCGCTGCACACCCGTCCGGACGACATCGGTGCCTGTGTCGCCCCGTTGTTCCACATCGCCGGTCTGGGTGCCATGGCGCCGTTGTTCTACATGGGTGCACTGTCGGTGATCCACCCGCTGGGTGCCTTCGACCCCGACGCCATGCTCGACACGCTCGAGCAGGAGGGCACCACATCGATCTTCCTGGTACCCGCCCAGTGGCAGGCCGTGTGCGCCGCGCAGCAGGCCAAGCCGCGCGACCTCAAGCTACGGGTGATCAGCTGGGGCGCCGCACCGGCGTCGGACACGGTGCTGCGGGCGATGAACGACACCTTCCCGGACGCGATCAACGTGGCGGTCTTCGGGCAGACCGAGATGTCGCCGATCACCTGTGTCCTCGAGGGACAGGATGCGTTGCGCAAGCTCGGGTCGATCGGCAAGGTGGTGCCTGCGGTGACCGCCCGCATCGTCGATCCGGAGATGAACGACGTCGCGCCGGGGGAGGTCGGCGAGATCGTCTACCGCGGGCCGAACATGATGCAGGGCTATTGGCAGAATCCGCAGGGCACCGCGGATGCGTTCCACGGCGGGTGGTTTCACTCCGGCGATCTGGTCCGGGAGGACGACGAGGGCTTCATCTACGTCGTCGATCGCGCCAAGGACATGATCATCTCCGGCGGCGAGAACATCTACTGCGCCGAGGTCGAGAACGTCCTGTTCGGGCATCCGCAGATCGCCGAGGCCGCGATCATCGGTCGGGCGCACGAGAAGTGGGGTGAGGTCCCGGTCGCGGTGGTCGTCCTCGCGGCCGGCACCGACGACCTGACGCTCGAGGAACTCGAGCCGTACCTGAACGAGAACCTGGCTCGCTTCAAGCATCCGAAGGACATCGTCGTGGTGGACGAGCTGCCGCGAAATGCCGGCGGCAAGGTGGTCAAGCCGACCCTGCGATCGACCTACGGCAGCAAGGACGCCGGCCTGGCCCGCTGA
- a CDS encoding KasA/KasB family beta-ketoacyl-ACP synthase, with the protein MSSPSLREYSTLGGNFPSVVVTSMVATTSLGEDLDTTWKKLLAGESGIRELTDDFVTKYGDLPCRIGGRLVKDPAEEVTRVEARRMAYVERIAHVMSKRLWAQAGEPEVDPDRLAVVLGTGQGGGDAMVDAVKAIESSGNYRKVSPLAVSMAMPNGPAAVTGLNIGARAGVITPVSACSSGAEAIAHAWRHIVMGDADMVVTGGVEGHIDAIPIAAFSMMRAMSTRNDDPAGASRPFDKDRDGFVFGEGAAMMIIEREEHARARGAHIHARLLGAGITSDGFHLVAPDPSGQGNARAMTRAIQTAGLTKADITHINAHATSTPIGDTAEAAGIAAAIGQHAAVYAPKSALGHSIGAVGALESVLTIKSVEEGVIPPTLNLENQDPECDVDVVHGEARYGQIDYALNNSFGFGGHNVALAFGRY; encoded by the coding sequence GTGAGCTCCCCCTCCCTCCGCGAATACTCCACGCTGGGCGGGAACTTCCCGAGCGTGGTGGTCACCTCCATGGTGGCCACCACCTCGCTCGGCGAGGATCTCGACACGACGTGGAAGAAGCTGCTGGCGGGTGAGTCGGGCATCCGTGAGTTGACCGATGACTTCGTCACCAAGTACGGCGACCTGCCGTGCCGGATCGGTGGACGTCTGGTCAAGGACCCCGCCGAGGAGGTGACGCGAGTCGAAGCACGCCGCATGGCGTACGTCGAGCGCATCGCCCACGTGATGAGCAAGCGCCTCTGGGCGCAGGCCGGCGAGCCCGAGGTCGATCCCGACCGTCTGGCCGTCGTCCTGGGAACCGGCCAGGGTGGCGGCGACGCGATGGTCGACGCCGTCAAGGCGATCGAGTCGTCGGGCAACTACCGCAAGGTCTCACCGCTCGCCGTCTCGATGGCGATGCCGAACGGCCCGGCCGCGGTCACCGGCCTCAACATCGGTGCGCGCGCCGGTGTGATCACCCCCGTCTCGGCGTGCTCGTCGGGCGCGGAGGCGATCGCGCACGCATGGCGTCACATCGTCATGGGTGACGCCGACATGGTCGTCACCGGCGGCGTGGAAGGCCACATCGACGCGATCCCGATCGCGGCGTTCTCGATGATGCGGGCGATGAGCACACGCAACGACGACCCCGCCGGTGCGTCACGTCCGTTCGACAAGGATCGCGACGGCTTCGTGTTCGGTGAGGGTGCAGCGATGATGATCATCGAACGCGAGGAGCACGCCAGGGCTCGCGGTGCGCACATCCACGCGCGCCTGCTCGGTGCCGGTATCACCTCGGATGGTTTCCATCTCGTGGCGCCGGATCCGAGTGGTCAGGGCAATGCTCGTGCGATGACGCGCGCGATCCAGACCGCGGGACTCACCAAGGCCGACATCACGCACATCAACGCGCACGCGACGTCGACACCGATCGGCGACACGGCCGAGGCCGCGGGTATCGCCGCGGCGATCGGTCAGCATGCGGCGGTCTATGCGCCGAAGTCGGCACTCGGACACTCCATCGGCGCGGTCGGGGCGCTGGAGTCCGTGCTCACCATCAAGAGTGTGGAAGAAGGGGTCATCCCACCCACGCTCAACCTGGAGAACCAGGATCCTGAGTGCGACGTCGACGTCGTTCACGGTGAAGCCCGTTACGGGCAAATCGATTACGCGTTGAACAACTCGTTCGGATTCGGTGGGCACAACGTCGCGCTCGCCTTCGGTCGCTACTGA
- the acpM gene encoding meromycolate extension acyl carrier protein AcpM: protein MAATQEELIAGIAEIIEEVTGIEPSEVTMEKSFVDDLDIDSLSMVEIAVQTEDKYGVKIPDEDLAGLRTVGDAVSYIQKLAEENPEAAAAIQAKVEADKNS, encoded by the coding sequence GTGGCTGCCACCCAGGAAGAACTCATCGCCGGCATCGCCGAGATCATCGAGGAAGTCACCGGCATCGAGCCGTCCGAGGTGACCATGGAGAAGTCGTTCGTCGACGACCTCGACATCGACTCGCTGTCGATGGTGGAGATCGCCGTGCAGACCGAGGACAAGTACGGCGTCAAGATCCCGGACGAGGATCTGGCCGGACTGCGCACCGTCGGTGACGCCGTGTCCTACATCCAGAAGCTTGCGGAGGAGAACCCCGAGGCTGCTGCCGCCATCCAGGCCAAGGTCGAGGCAGACAAGAACTCGTGA
- a CDS encoding acyl-CoA carboxylase subunit beta: protein MTTLAPITGHEDAADPRDPLLRLTNFFDEGSMSLLHARDKSGVQAAIGSVNGVRTVSYCTDGTVMGGAMGVVGCAHIVNAIDTAITEQAPVIGIWHSGGARLAEGVEALHAVGQVFEAMVRASGYIPQISVVVGFAAGGAAYGPALTDVVIMAPAGRVFVTGPDVVKSVTGESVDMESLGGPLTHGKKSGVCHIMADSEPDAYWRARRLVSTFSQQGHFNREQAEAGDVDLKALLPESNRRAYDVHPIVEQMLDTQLAADGDTEISTFEELQAKWAPNIVVGFGRLSGRSVGVIANNPLRMGGCLNSESAEKAARFVRLCDAFGIPLIVVTDVPGYLPGVGQEWNGVVRRGAKLLHAFAECTVPRVTLVTRKIYGGAYIAMNARSLGATAVFAWPGSEVAVMGAKAAVGILHKKALAAAPDDEREALHERLTVEHEAIAGGLGRAQSIGVVDEVIDPAKTRSRIAEALAAAPARRGRHKNIPL from the coding sequence ATGACCACATTGGCTCCCATCACCGGCCATGAGGATGCAGCGGATCCGCGTGACCCGCTGTTGCGGTTGACCAACTTCTTCGACGAAGGTTCGATGTCGCTGCTGCATGCCCGGGACAAATCCGGCGTGCAGGCGGCGATCGGATCGGTCAACGGCGTTCGTACCGTCTCCTATTGCACCGATGGCACCGTGATGGGCGGTGCCATGGGTGTGGTGGGGTGTGCTCACATCGTCAACGCGATCGACACCGCGATCACCGAGCAGGCCCCGGTCATCGGCATCTGGCACTCCGGCGGCGCTCGACTCGCCGAGGGTGTCGAGGCGCTGCATGCGGTGGGCCAGGTGTTCGAGGCCATGGTCCGGGCCTCCGGGTACATCCCGCAGATCTCCGTGGTCGTCGGCTTCGCCGCAGGCGGCGCGGCATACGGACCCGCGCTCACCGACGTCGTGATCATGGCGCCCGCCGGCCGCGTGTTCGTCACCGGCCCCGACGTGGTCAAGAGCGTGACCGGTGAATCTGTCGACATGGAGTCGCTCGGTGGGCCGCTGACCCACGGCAAGAAATCGGGCGTGTGCCACATCATGGCCGACTCCGAGCCCGACGCCTACTGGCGCGCACGCAGACTCGTGTCGACGTTCAGCCAGCAGGGCCACTTCAACCGGGAGCAGGCCGAGGCCGGCGACGTCGACCTCAAGGCACTGTTGCCCGAGTCGAACCGTCGCGCCTACGACGTGCATCCGATCGTCGAGCAGATGCTCGACACCCAACTCGCTGCCGACGGCGACACCGAGATCTCCACTTTCGAAGAGCTGCAGGCGAAGTGGGCGCCGAACATCGTCGTCGGATTCGGTCGCCTCTCCGGACGCAGCGTCGGCGTCATCGCCAACAATCCGCTGCGCATGGGCGGCTGCCTGAACTCGGAGAGCGCCGAGAAGGCCGCTCGATTCGTCCGCCTCTGCGACGCCTTCGGTATCCCGCTGATCGTCGTGACCGACGTCCCCGGTTACCTTCCCGGCGTCGGCCAGGAATGGAACGGCGTGGTGCGTCGTGGCGCGAAGCTGCTGCACGCGTTCGCCGAATGCACCGTCCCCCGTGTCACGTTGGTGACGCGAAAGATCTACGGCGGCGCCTACATCGCGATGAACGCGCGTTCGCTGGGTGCCACCGCCGTGTTCGCCTGGCCGGGCTCCGAGGTCGCCGTGATGGGCGCCAAGGCCGCCGTCGGCATCCTGCACAAGAAGGCGCTCGCCGCCGCACCCGACGACGAGCGGGAGGCTCTGCACGAGCGTCTGACCGTCGAGCACGAGGCGATCGCCGGCGGTCTGGGCCGCGCCCAGTCGATCGGTGTGGTCGACGAGGTCATCGACCCGGCGAAGACCCGCAGCAGGATCGCCGAGGCACTCGCGGCAGCGCCCGCCCGGCGCGGACGGCACAAGAACATCCCGTTGTGA